A part of Mesoplodon densirostris isolate mMesDen1 chromosome 10, mMesDen1 primary haplotype, whole genome shotgun sequence genomic DNA contains:
- the LOC132497392 gene encoding histone H3-like: protein MARTKQTARKSTGGKAPRKQLATKAARKSAPATGGVKKPHRYRPGTVALREIRRYQKSTELLIRKLPFQRLVREIAQDFKTDLRFQSSADTNLCAIHAKRVTIMPKDIQLARRIRGERA, encoded by the exons ATGGCTCGCACTAAGCAAACCGCTCGCAAGTCCACCGGCGGCAAGGCCCCGCGCAAACAGCTGGCCACCAAGGCGGCCCGCAAGAGCGCACCGGCCACGGGCGGCGTGAAGAAGCCGCACCGCTACCGGCCCGGCACGGTGGCCCTGCGCGAGATCCGCCGCTACCAGAAGTCCACGGAGCTGCTGATCCGCAAGCTGCCGTTCCAGCGCCTGGTGCGCGAGATCGCGCAGGACTTCAAGACCGACCTGCGCTTCCAGAGCTCGGCC GACACCAACCTGTGTGCTATCCACGCCAAGCGCGTCACCATCATGCCCAAGGACATCCAGCTTGCCCGCCGCATCCGCGGGGAGAGAGCATAA
- the LOC132497361 gene encoding histone H2A type 1-B-like, with translation MSGRGKQSGKARAKAKTRSSRAGLQFPVGRVHRLLRKGNYSERVGAGAPVYLAAVLEYLTAEILELAGNAARDNKKTRIIPRHLQLAIRNDEELNKLLGRVTIAQGGVLPNIQAVLLPKKTESHHKAKGK, from the coding sequence ATGTCTGGTCGTGGTAAACAGAGCGGCAAGGCTCGTGCTAAGGCTAAGACCCGCTCCTCGCGAGCTGGGCTCCAGTTCCCCGTAGGCCGGGTGCACCGCCTGCTCCGCAAGGGTAACTACTCCGAGCGTGTCGGTGCCGGGGCGCCGGTGTACCTGGCGGCGGTGCTGGAGTACCTGACGGCCGAGATCCTGGAACTGGCGGGCAATGCGGCCCGCGACAACAAGAAGACGCGCATCATTCCGCGCCACCTGCAGCTGGCCATCCGCAACGACGAGGAGCTTAACAAGTTGTTGGGGCGCGTGACCATCGCTCAGGGCGGCGTCCTGCCCAACATCCAGGCGGTACTGCTCCCCAAGAAGACTGAGAGCCACCACAAGGCCAAGggcaagtaa
- the LOC132497353 gene encoding histone H3.1-like, translating to MARTKQTARKSTGGKAPRKQLATKAARKSAPATGGVKKPHRYRPGTVALREIRRYQKSTELLIRKLPFQRLVREIAQDFKTDLRFQSSAVMALQEACEAYLVGLFEDTNLCCWFASFKTMSGRGKGGKGLGKGGAKRHRKVLRDNIQGITKPAIRRLARRGGVKRISGLIYEETRGVLKVFLENVIRDAVTYTEHAKRKTVTAMDVVYALKRQGRTLYGFGG from the exons ATGGCTCGCACTAAGCAAACTGCTCGTAAGTCCACTGGTGGCAAAGCGCCTCGCAAGCAGCTGGCCACCAAGGCGGCTCGCAAGAGTGCGCCGGCCACCGGCGGCGTGAAAAAACCCCACCGTTACCGACCCGGCACGGTGGCCTTGCGCGAGATCCGCCGCTACCAAAAGTCCACGGAGCTTCTTATCCGTAAACTGCCTTTTCAGCGCCTTGTGCGTGAGATCGCCCAGGACTTCAAAACCGACCTGCGCTTCCAGAGTTCGGCGGTAATGGCACTGCAGGAGGCATGCGAAGCCTATCTGGTGGGTCTTTTCGAGGACACCAACCT ttgctgttGGTTTGCTTCTTTCAAAACCATGTCTGGACGCGGCAAAGGCGGTAAGGGTCTGGGTAAGGGAGGCGCTAAGCGCCACCGCAAGGTTCTGCGCGACAACATCCAGGGCATCACCAAACCCGCCATCCGCCGTCTGGCCCGGCGTGGCGGTGTGAAGCGCATCTCTGGTCTCATCTACGAAGAGACCCGCGGGGTGCTGAAAGTGTTCCTAGAGAACGTGATCCGGGACGCCGTCACCTACACCGAGCACGCCAAACGCAAGACTGTCACCGCCATGGACGTGGTCTATGCGCTTAAGCGCCAGGGACGCACTCTCTACGGCTTCGGCGGTTAA
- the LOC132497380 gene encoding histone H2B type 1-B-like, with protein sequence MPEPSKSAPAPKKGSKKTITKAQKKDGKKRKRSRKESYSIYVYKVLKQVHPDTGISSKAMGIMNSFVNDIFERIAGEASRLAHYNKRSTITSREIQTAVRLLLPGELAKHAVSEGTKAVTKYTSSK encoded by the coding sequence ATGCCAGAGCCATCTAAATCTGCTCCAGCCCCTAAAAAGGGTTCTAAGAAGACCATCACTAAGGCGCAGAAGAAAGACGGGAAGAAACGCAAGCGTAGTCGTAAAGAGAGCTATTCCATTTACGTATACAAAGTTTTGAAGCAGGTCCACCCAGACACCGGTATCTCATCCAAGGCCATGGGTATCATGAACTCGTTCGTCAACGACATCTTTGAGCGCATCGCGGGTGAGGCGTCGCGCTTGGCGCATTACAACAAGCGCTCCACGATCACATCTAGGGAGATCCAGACGGCTGTGCGCCTACTGCTCCCTGGGGAGCTGGCCAAGCATGCTGTTTCCGAGGGCACCAAGGCCGTTACCAAGTACACCAGCTCCAAGTAA
- the H1-2 gene encoding histone H1.2, which yields MSETAPAAPTAAPPAEKTPVKKKAAKKPAGARRKASGPPVSELITKAVAASKERSGVSLAALKKALAAAGYDVEKNNSRIKLGLRSLVSKGTLVQTKGTGASGSFKLNRKGATGEAKPKAKKAGVTKPKKAAGAAKKPKKATGAATPKKSAKKTPKKAKKPAAATVTKKVAKSPRKAKAAKPKKAAKSAAKAVKTKAAKPKVAKPKKAAPKKK from the coding sequence ATGTCGGAGACCGCTCCTGCCGCTCCCACCGCCGCGCCTCCTGCGGAGAAGACCCCGGTTAAGAAAAAGGCGGCCAAGAAGCCGGCCGGGGCGCGCCGGAAGGCGTCTGGGCCGCCGGTGTCCGAGCTTATCACGAAGGCTGTCGCCGCTTCCAAAGAGCGCAGCGGTGTGTCTCTGGCTGCGCTCAAGAAGGCGCTGGCGGCCGCGGGCTACGATGTGGAGAAGAATAATAGCCGCATCAAACTGGGTCTTAGGAGCCTGGTGAGTAAGGGCACTCTGGTGCAAACCAAGGGCACCGGTGCTTCCGGCTCCTTTAAGCTCAACAGGAAGGGGGCCACTGGGGAGGCCAAGCCCAAGGCTAAGAAGGCAGGTGTGACCAAGCCCAAGAAGGCTGCGGGGGCAGCTAAGAAGCCCAAGAAAGCCACGGGTGCGGCCACCCCGAAAAAAAGCGCCAAGAAGACCCCGAAGAAGGCGAAGAAGCCAGCCGCAGCTACTGTGACCAAGAAAGTTGCCAAGAGTCCAAGGAAAGCTAAAGCTGCTAAACCTAAGAAGGCCGCCAAGAGCGCAGCGAAGGCAGTGAAGACCAAAGCCGCCAAGCCTAAGGTTGCCAAGCCCAAGAAGGCTGCACCCAAAAAGAAGTAG